In a genomic window of Spodoptera frugiperda isolate SF20-4 chromosome 18, AGI-APGP_CSIRO_Sfru_2.0, whole genome shotgun sequence:
- the LOC118277840 gene encoding thioredoxin domain-containing protein 12-like isoform X1, with protein MAAGTAAGTAVKAFFTYIFDTVHCAGINGRDNGFGNNYVWAGSLESGLQIATHHRKPLMVIIHKSWCTACRNLKPKFANSPEIQTLSKHFVMVNLLDEEEPKNNVFAPDGTYIPRILFISPKGMVDPDIVNEEGSSQHKYFYSKPEQIAKSMKKVLDKYTEEQFDDARR; from the exons ATGGCTGCTGGGACGGCCGCTGGTACGGCTGTTAAAGCATTTTTCACCTATATTTTCGACACAGTACACTGCGCCGGTATCAATGGCAGGGATAATGGATTTGGTAACAATTATGTTTGGGCTGGATCTTTGGAATCAGGTCTCCAGATAGCCACACACCACAGGAAACCATTGATGGTGATCATTCACAAATCGTGGTGCACAGCCTGTAGAAATTTAAAGCCAAAATTCGCCAACTCTCCAGAAATTCAAACGCTAAGCAAACACTTTGTTATGGTCAATTTGCTTGATGAAGAGGAGCCGAAGAACAATGTTTTTGCTCCAGACGGGACTTACATACCCAG AATTCTCTTCATTTCACCAAAAGGTATGGTGGATCCCGATATAGTAAACGAGGAAGGAAGTAGCCAACACAAATATTTCTACAGCAAACCCGAACAAATTGCCAAGTCTATGAAGAAAGTTCTCGACAAATATACTGAAGAACAATTCGAT GATGCGCGGCGTTAG
- the LOC118277840 gene encoding thioredoxin domain-containing protein 12-like isoform X2 — protein MAAGTAAGTAVKAFFTYIFDTVHCAGINGRDNGFGNNYVWAGSLESGLQIATHHRKPLMVIIHKSWCTACRNLKPKFANSPEIQTLSKHFVMVNLLDEEEPKNNVFAPDGTYIPRILFISPKGMVDPDIVNEEGSSQHKYFYSKPEQIAKSMKKVLDKYTEEQFDV, from the exons ATGGCTGCTGGGACGGCCGCTGGTACGGCTGTTAAAGCATTTTTCACCTATATTTTCGACACAGTACACTGCGCCGGTATCAATGGCAGGGATAATGGATTTGGTAACAATTATGTTTGGGCTGGATCTTTGGAATCAGGTCTCCAGATAGCCACACACCACAGGAAACCATTGATGGTGATCATTCACAAATCGTGGTGCACAGCCTGTAGAAATTTAAAGCCAAAATTCGCCAACTCTCCAGAAATTCAAACGCTAAGCAAACACTTTGTTATGGTCAATTTGCTTGATGAAGAGGAGCCGAAGAACAATGTTTTTGCTCCAGACGGGACTTACATACCCAG AATTCTCTTCATTTCACCAAAAGGTATGGTGGATCCCGATATAGTAAACGAGGAAGGAAGTAGCCAACACAAATATTTCTACAGCAAACCCGAACAAATTGCCAAGTCTATGAAGAAAGTTCTCGACAAATATACTGAAGAACAATTCGATGTATGA